The sequence CCTCCTCATTGTAAGACGCCATAACCTTGTTGTATTCGGCCTTCCTCTTAGCTGCTTTAGATTCATACGGTGCTTTATCAGATGTCGACATCGACTTCCATTTCTCTCCAGCAGCCTTACCGAGAGCAGCAACGGATTTGTTGCCAGGATTTTTCTCCTTGAACTGTTTCCGAAAGTTCTCCATGAAAATGATAAGGGCGCTCAGAGGCCTTTCCGGCTTGTTAGGATCCTTTCCAGGTTTCTCCTTCTTCACTTGTTTCGTGCTCACTTTATCGGTTGCTTTCCTCTTTATAGAGAGCCTACTATCAGCTTTTTTAACCGTTTCAGCCTTCGATTTCCTTCCTTTCATTGCAAGACCTTTGGGTTAGGCTTAGG is a genomic window of Magnolia sinica isolate HGM2019 chromosome 15, MsV1, whole genome shotgun sequence containing:
- the LOC131227491 gene encoding DNA-binding protein MNB1B-like, translated to MKGRKSKAETVKKADSRLSIKRKATDKVSTKQVKKEKPGKDPNKPERPLSALIIFMENFRKQFKEKNPGNKSVAALGKAAGEKWKSMSTSDKAPYESKAAKRKAEYNKVMASYNEEESDKSKLEVNDEDDEEESGEEEDDD